Proteins encoded within one genomic window of Candidatus Delongbacteria bacterium:
- a CDS encoding tetratricopeptide repeat protein — translation MTKKGLISLMMILLLSILIQSCNVTSPYVTGAKIDMQKNDYVNAEDKLLKAVDNNAKDVEALYLLGKISSKKGDFEKMVDYFNRATLAGADQEKVKDMDLEKQNIWATLYTESGVMFKAGQKKINEQDEEGSIKDFEKAIKKLELSLVLIDNSKESLLLLAYCYYYTKNMDKALEAAEKLLVVDAENMDAIKISAIITWDNKDFEKAVKYYGIIYNKDPQNKEAVSRLADYYAKQNKIDDAIGMYDAILAIEPDNTDILFNKADMLYKKKNDVQGAIATLEKLVSVNSEDLEAIIQLGNLYYNQKDFQKVVDLLEPNAEFFTADNKKPAFDLLFYSYGELGNTAKAKKYYIE, via the coding sequence ATGACAAAAAAAGGTTTAATAAGTCTGATGATGATTCTGTTGTTATCAATTTTAATACAGTCTTGTAATGTAACAAGTCCGTATGTTACAGGAGCAAAGATTGATATGCAAAAGAATGATTACGTAAATGCTGAAGACAAGCTTCTAAAGGCGGTTGATAACAACGCAAAAGATGTTGAAGCATTATATCTTCTTGGTAAGATTTCTTCCAAAAAAGGTGATTTTGAGAAAATGGTTGATTATTTCAACAGAGCTACTTTAGCTGGAGCCGACCAGGAAAAAGTTAAAGATATGGATCTTGAAAAACAAAATATTTGGGCAACCTTATATACCGAATCTGGTGTTATGTTCAAAGCTGGACAGAAAAAGATAAATGAACAAGATGAAGAAGGATCTATCAAAGATTTTGAGAAAGCTATAAAAAAACTTGAGCTATCTCTTGTATTAATCGATAATAGCAAAGAATCTTTACTCCTTTTAGCCTATTGCTATTATTACACCAAAAATATGGACAAAGCCTTGGAAGCAGCTGAAAAACTTTTAGTTGTTGATGCTGAAAATATGGATGCTATTAAGATTTCTGCTATTATTACCTGGGATAACAAAGATTTCGAAAAAGCTGTTAAGTATTACGGAATCATCTACAATAAAGATCCTCAAAATAAAGAAGCTGTTTCAAGACTTGCTGACTATTACGCAAAGCAGAATAAGATTGATGATGCGATTGGTATGTATGATGCTATTTTAGCAATTGAACCAGATAATACAGATATTCTATTCAACAAGGCTGATATGCTTTACAAAAAGAAAAATGATGTACAAGGTGCGATCGCTACTTTGGAAAAGCTAGTATCTGTAAATTCAGAAGATTTAGAAGCTATTATTCAATTGGGAAATCTTTATTACAATCAAAAAGATTTTCAAAAAGTTGTAGATCTTCTGGAACCAAATGCTGAATTTTTTACTGCTGATAACAAAAAGCCAGCTTTTGATTTATTGTTCTACTCTTATGGAGAATTGGGAAATACTGCAAAAGCTAAAAAGTATTATATAGAATAA
- a CDS encoding isoprenyl transferase → MEKEYQELKMELKKREIPTHIAIIMDGNGRWAKKQGNLRTFGHVHGVDSVREILDAATEIDLKYLTLYTFSKENWNRPEFEVKALMSLLVETINKETVTLMNKNVKVKAIGRIEDLTDNARNTILNLEKITENNNGLHLNIAISYSGREEIIHAVKTIIDNNIIDINEDVFSSFLYTAGMPDPDLLIRTGGELRVSNFLLWQIAYSEIYVTEVLWPDFSKIDFLKAIEYYQSRERRFGKTSEQINNN, encoded by the coding sequence ATGGAAAAAGAGTATCAAGAGCTAAAAATGGAACTTAAAAAAAGAGAAATTCCCACACATATAGCCATTATAATGGATGGTAACGGTAGATGGGCTAAAAAACAGGGTAATTTGAGAACATTTGGTCATGTTCATGGAGTAGACTCTGTACGTGAAATTCTTGATGCGGCAACTGAGATTGATTTGAAATATTTGACACTTTATACATTTTCAAAAGAAAACTGGAATCGCCCGGAATTTGAAGTAAAGGCTTTGATGAGTCTTCTAGTGGAAACAATTAACAAAGAAACAGTAACTTTGATGAATAAAAATGTAAAAGTGAAAGCCATTGGAAGGATAGAAGACCTAACTGATAATGCTAGAAATACAATTCTCAATCTGGAAAAAATAACAGAAAATAACAATGGACTTCATCTAAATATAGCCATTAGCTATTCTGGAAGAGAAGAGATTATTCATGCTGTAAAAACTATAATTGATAACAATATCATTGATATAAATGAGGATGTTTTCTCAAGCTTTTTGTATACGGCTGGAATGCCAGATCCTGATCTTTTGATAAGAACGGGTGGCGAGTTGAGAGTGAGCAATTTCTTACTGTGGCAAATAGCTTATTCTGAAATATATGTTACGGAAGTATTGTGGCCTGACTTTTCGAAGATTGATTTTTTAAAGGCTATTGAATACTATCAATCCAGAGAAAGAAGATTCGGAAAAACATCGGAACAGATTAACAATAATTAA